CAGACGACGACATTTCTGTTGTCCATTTTCCCTGCAAATTTGCGTCAGCAAAGGATCCTCTCTCGTTTTGCCTCCCTCTCGCTAGCTCTCTAGTCTCTCCAACAGGGTTCCTGTTAATCCTTCCCTGTATCAGGAACCTTGCGACTTACGAGTGACGGAAGCTGGTCGGCTGGTGGACTTCCActttgatttggtatgatttccaTTTCAATTTCAAAGGGTTATTTCTATTTggaaaattgtttggtttgattaatttttaaattatttctgCGAAATATAAATTCTGAAAAGGCCGAGTTGTTTTCCAATtttggaattaaaattaaaaccgAATTCACTCCTGctcatctcttttctttttcttttttttttttatttatgaaaaaggGCATCCATTAAGCAAGGCTATAACGGATACATATGTTTTTACAAATAATTGGATATATCACACCACTTGAACGttaaattactaaaattcccAGTTAATTCAGCAAACTCCAAAAAACTAGGTATAATGTTCCAGGGGGCTAGGGTTAGAGACCGAGTGCTAAAGAGGCTGCAACACCATATCTCTTTTAAGATGATATGTTCTACAGTTGCTTTATTCCACCCGTTGATGATACCACACAGGTCTGCTTCATCTATAGATGTCAACCGACCTGCATCTATAATAGTTCTTGGTCCATTAATCAAAAGGGGAAAATGTTCATCTGGCTATTCTAAGTTTGGGATCAAAAACTCCTGCGACCAGTAAACCAGGTAATTCCATGTTGATGttaattaaattgaaaataagaGGTGGAAAAGGTGTGTGTTTTGTGAGAGGAGTAGGAAACTCTCGCTCCTTAATGCAAATTgaacatggttaatttgatgggcaaagcaataatttcatattaaaaataagACAACACCCTTCTCTTGATGGTTTCAAAACTTTCACCACCACGCCACCAACACTTTCTCAGCCCCAGCCCCCATCCCTACCACCACTAGTCGCCATCCTCTCCCAAAGTAATATATagtatttattttcaataattgaactatcaaatggattttttattcttaaaatattttaacttgATGCAACATAAAAAATTCCAATTTCTTGACTAAAATTCTATTTGTTGGTTATGTAATgaaatcaatttgaaaattaaaatataaatcataccaaatcttgTCCACGATCCAATTTACTTGGAAAAAATACTTGTCCAAGGGTATTAGTTTGACAGCAAAAAAGTTTGCAGCTCATTGTTTACATGGGAGTATGGGATGAGATAATCAGATACATAGGTCTCATGTGTGAGGTGAAAGACATTTTCTGTTTGGCCAAACTTCACTCCTTGGCTTCACAATCTTTGTGTAAGTGAAGCCTTATGTCTTTCTCCTCGATAAATTTcatcttaccaaaaaagaaagtctttttgtttttgggataAATTATgtgacaccccctgaaaatggaacGATACTCAagtcaccccctcttatttgagAATACGAATGAGTATTCAACAAATGTTATTTTTGCTTCTAGAAATGCCATTCAAAGCGCTCTTGGGCTATTTTGGGTTGGCAAgaaaatggatagaaaagaatttaaaaaaaaaaaaaaaaaagacaaaaacatGCTAACTCAATGATCGATTTATGTgtgtatctctctcttcaaataaaaaaaataagggaagtagttttctgttcgggagtgtggcctacaccagcactcccatatgtctatctctctcctcctcaaaacaagggggcagaggtgtcttttcatatggggaggagagagatagactcatgggagtgctggtgtaggccgcactcccggacagagaactttctcccaaaaaataattataataatttttttcttttcttttctatccatttatTGTTAACCAAACATAGCCATAAATGGCAGTGAAAAAGGATGACGTCGAGCGCTGAGCATACATGCAGCGTAGACGAAATCGGACTCAAGGCTATACGCCTCAAGCCGGTCCAACTAGGAAAAAATGTTGCTGCCACACTTGTAGcaagaatgttcctgctacaagtctagaagccaaggaaatggaataattcactacCCCTTTggtttcataaataccctcgtaggtttagtattttctaaaataccctttaagatcccatttgcTTGGCTGCCAGCcgtgtagcaggaacattcctactactagtgtagcagcaaaatttcattcGTCCAACTATGGCACATGGTGAATGGTGATGGCAccgtaagtttttttttttttttggcacgaAAAACCCCGCAAGCGGGGAGATATATTAGGGCCCGGAGGGCAAAAGGGAAGACACAATATTGAGGAGATCCTCTGGAAATGAAgatttccccaaaacccaaataaGGGTAGCACAACGCCCACTTAGAGATATTGTAGGCACAAACATTGTCATCTCTacctacaaaagagaaagagatagactcaaagCGTGAAGAAAGAAGCATTAAATTCATCATAATGGTGGAGGCTTCAACAGGAGGGGCGAGCAAGGGGTCCAGTAGACACTTCACAAAGACTTGACAGTCGGAGTGGAGGATAACTCGACGAAGCCCATCATTCGCAGCCGCCTGCAACCCTAGACGGATTGCCCTAGCTTCCCCAATAATAGCTGAGTTGGGGAAGTCGTGCTCAGTAGACACCATGTATAGGCGCCCAAGACCAGTGGTGATAATTGCCCCCATACCCATTGCCCTAGGCCTGCTGGATAGGGAGGCATTAGTAAAAATGTGAAAAGCCCCTACTAATGGTCTAGGAGAGGGATGGGGGGTGGAGGGGGTGGTAGAGGAGCCAAGGGGAGAGGGCCGAGAGCGATTCAACCACACACTTGTCAACATAAGTCACCTAGGATCGAAAGGCAGGCACAATCTTCTGAAATACCATGGCATTTCGGCGCTTGTTTGGAAGATTATCTGGTCATCTAGCATCCCCCCCAAAATCCAATCTTTTGTTTGGAAAGCGTGTGTAAATGCTATTGGGGTCTTGGCTAACCTCCAGCACAGGAACATTGTTGCTTTTGACCTTTGCCCGAGCTGTGGGGAGGTCTCTGAGTCTGTTGTGCACGTTCTCCTGCATTGCCCCCATGCCCTTCAAGCGTGGTTTGCATCTTGTGTATCTCTTCGACCATCGACTAATCCTAATTGGTCTATTTCAGATTGGGTTATCCATTGGGAACGTCGTCTTGGCTTATCGAAAAAGGAACAAAGGGAggtatttaccaaaaaaaatacatatcatCTCAAGGGTTCACATCGCCCTTTATGTACATAGGGTCTTGTGCTACTTCGagtgaccaaaatgcccttcgaAGTTGTTCCGCTATATAATTTCCCTCAACTATCATTTGCTGGAGTTGGCGCCCATAGGCTTTAGGGTTTCTGCGACGCCGTTCTCTTATCGAGCCCTCATTGCAGCGACTGAAGCATCTCTGCGGAAATGGTAAGTCATCACAATTTCTCCTGCTCTTCGTATTGCCCCAACTTTCGTTACCTGCGTGTACATTGCTTCCGGGCCGCATAGTTTGAATCTTGCTAGAAGTGATTGAGTTTTAATGCTGTATCGTTTTCTCTGATATACTGTGAGCTGTTTATTGAGCTGTTGAGCTATTTCCTCACTGATTGATGTTATGATGGAGTTCATTCGCtttgttaaaaaaatttcatcgaCCCTCCCTTTTTGGTTTCTGATTAGTTCAGTTCGATATTCAAATACTGGAATGAGGTAGTATGAAACTATGAATGTTTGGCTATTTTCTACTCCACTTGTTAACCCACATACAAGCactgaaaaactaaaaaaaaatggtttgcAATTAGGAATTACCGACTGTCGATTTAATATGTAAAACTGGTTTAAACTGTGGGAATAGTCTGTATTTGTGTAAATAGATGTCCTAATCTTTCGTGAACCCTACAGAAATCAGAGATGTTGCTCCCCCCTCTTTTATATTTCATTGTTTGGTAATATTCTATTTTGACAAATTTGCAGGCACCAAAGAGAGGTGGAAAAGCTCCTTCAGCGCCAGCAAAGAAGAAACCGGTTTGTAACATTGACATTGCACTTTTTTCAATCTTAGTGTTGTAGTTCCTTCTCAATTGCTTAAAAATATTGTAATTTTGGTGTCAGGAGAAGGTTGTGAACCCATTATTTGAGAAGCGTCCTAAGCAATTTGGCATCGGTGGGGCATTGCCTCCAAAAAGGGATTTGCATCGGTTTGTGAAGTGGCCTAAGGTTGTTCGCATTCAAAGGCAGAGGAGGGTTCTCAAGCAAAGATTGAAAGTCCCCCCTGCCTTGAACCAATTCACGAAAACACTGGACAAGAACCTCGGTAAGAATCTTAATGTAATTGATTTCAGTGTTATTTTGGGGTTGATTTGGTGTCCCTGATTAAAACACCATCTCAGTTAAATTATTCCCACAAGCTTTTCGGTGATGGTTCTTGGGAGGTCAGTctgttttattctcttttggTAATTTAGTTTATAGATGGAGTTTCAAGCCCAAGCTGTTTAATCCAGTTAGATTGATAAATGTCTCTTGCTTGTTACAATGTTATAAGGTATACATTCAATATAGTTTCACCTTCACTTAACAAAGAATTGTCACAATGAGTCAAGATTTATTCCCttcaaccccctccccccccccaaaaaaaaaatggcaggGACCATTGTTGTATGGTGTGTTCAAGGCAGCCATTGTCATTCTCACATTGTTTCCCATGTTAGATTCCTTTGATGCCCAATTCTTTTGTGTGTGGTATGTGCGTGCTAGGGCCATTGTCCTTTGGCTTaacttccccctcccccccccccccccaaaaaaaaaaaagaaaaagaaaagaaaagaaaagaaaagaaggatggGAGCACTTGCCCAAAGTGGAGTGGACCTGTTAAGCACATAAGCAACAGAACCAAATTGCATACGGTCATCCAGGCATTTTTCCAGTACCATTGCTGATATTATTTTTATGGTAGAAAAATGTAGTCATAGAGGTCCTCTTTTTTTACCTCTTGTTTCATACTCCTTGAATGTGCAACATGAGGACTGGTTTTGGGTGCCAACCAAGCTGCTAGGTAGTAGGAATAGGCCTGGTACAGCCAATCATGGTTGGATGGGCTTCCTACCATTCTCCTACCTTTATATATAAATCTGTCTAGATTttgaaaggaaatttttttttctacaatCTGCCCATAACTAAACCTATCCACAGCAACAAATCTATTTAAGATGCTCCTGAAGTACAGACCTGAGGATAGAGCTGCGAAAAAAGAACGTCTTCTGAAGAGGGCTCAGGCTGAGGCAGAAGGGAAGACCGTTGAGGTTAAGAAGCCTATTGTTGTGAAGTATGGACTCAATCATGTTACCTACCTTATTGAGCAG
The nucleotide sequence above comes from Telopea speciosissima isolate NSW1024214 ecotype Mountain lineage chromosome 3, Tspe_v1, whole genome shotgun sequence. Encoded proteins:
- the LOC122653609 gene encoding 60S ribosomal protein L7a-2; this encodes MAPKRGGKAPSAPAKKKPEKVVNPLFEKRPKQFGIGGALPPKRDLHRFVKWPKVVRIQRQRRVLKQRLKVPPALNQFTKTLDKNLATNLFKMLLKYRPEDRAAKKERLLKRAQAEAEGKTVEVKKPIVVKYGLNHVTYLIEQNKAQLVVIAHDVDPIELVVWLPALCRKMEIPYCIVKGKARLGAIVHKKTASVLCLTTVKNEDKLEFSKILEAIKANFNDKYDEYRKKWGGGIMGSKSQAKTKAKEKVLAKEAAQRMT